Proteins found in one Armatimonadia bacterium genomic segment:
- a CDS encoding HDOD domain-containing protein has protein sequence MHDEAFSSAKSVLHRIPPFPTALGMILQSCASDNPGAAEVAHAVAKEEVLAAKVVTVANAAVMAPVHQVENVTAAVSRLGIAAVRTIAMGFYLTETFSRAFSRSGLDRVSLWRHNLAVAAASSGSAAGAGERSNAYFAGLMHDVGKMILAAELGHAYGDCVAEAAQTGSDILRIEAKRLGITHAHIGAEAAAQWHFGPEVVEAIQHHHDVFGAAKLSTVAADVLVGNQVANEMGMQACSLYTSTTPSTVASTATGVGAGIMSKARWALTQEVPRIEAMLSAMV, from the coding sequence ATGCATGACGAAGCGTTCTCCTCCGCAAAGAGTGTGCTGCATCGCATTCCCCCCTTCCCTACGGCTCTGGGCATGATCCTGCAGAGCTGTGCTAGTGACAACCCCGGCGCTGCCGAGGTGGCCCACGCCGTCGCCAAGGAAGAGGTACTGGCGGCCAAAGTGGTGACCGTCGCCAACGCCGCTGTGATGGCGCCGGTGCACCAAGTCGAAAACGTCACGGCAGCCGTTAGCAGGCTCGGGATTGCCGCGGTGCGCACCATCGCCATGGGCTTCTACCTCACCGAGACCTTCTCCCGTGCCTTCTCGCGTTCCGGCCTTGACCGCGTCTCTCTCTGGCGGCACAACCTGGCAGTCGCTGCAGCCAGCTCCGGCAGTGCCGCTGGCGCCGGCGAGCGCAGCAACGCCTACTTCGCCGGCCTCATGCACGACGTGGGAAAGATGATCCTCGCCGCCGAGCTCGGGCATGCCTACGGCGATTGTGTCGCCGAGGCGGCTCAAACCGGCAGCGACATACTGCGTATCGAGGCCAAGCGCCTGGGCATTACCCATGCCCACATCGGAGCCGAAGCTGCGGCGCAATGGCACTTCGGCCCGGAGGTCGTCGAGGCGATCCAGCACCACCATGATGTCTTCGGCGCCGCGAAGCTCTCGACCGTAGCGGCCGATGTCCTGGTCGGGAACCAGGTCGCCAACGAGATGGGGATGCAGGCGTGCAGTCTGTACACAAGCACCACGCCCAGCACGGTCGCCTCGACCGCCACCGGCGTCGGCGCAGGGATCATGTCGAAGGCACGCTGGGCCCTGACTCAGGAGGTTCCGCGGATTGAGGCGATGCTCTCGGCGATGGTCTAG
- a CDS encoding FliM/FliN family flagellar motor switch protein, protein MSSSNRPDLGAAGQGVLDTLRVSAYDFRQAHSLSSDQLRELQEQCGNLCRALHRYVPETTGLAARFALDRLLFTTYDEYLDSLPEMPIIAVCQFGTQSPPILWQIDTAPLFAYMDAMLGGDGSVPPVDRELTMLERSLAAQMVEEFILTWTDAWPALEAAGAGVVEVRQSRGRFGVASLQEAMVAAVVRMSVADASGVMRIGLPSGTLKVLIRQNSANLSTTTVGESARLDALERLDRCGLKVTVRMGTARLSLRQLRDLSSGDVVPLEQGPQELLEVLCAGRPKFRGVSGISNGHIGVRLTEGITE, encoded by the coding sequence ATGTCGAGTAGCAATCGGCCAGACCTTGGGGCTGCGGGGCAGGGGGTACTTGATACTCTGCGGGTCAGCGCCTATGACTTCCGACAGGCGCACAGCCTCTCCAGTGACCAGCTCCGTGAACTGCAGGAGCAATGTGGCAACCTGTGCCGTGCACTTCACCGCTATGTTCCGGAGACAACGGGGCTTGCTGCACGGTTCGCCCTCGACCGGCTGCTCTTCACCACCTACGACGAGTACCTGGACAGCCTTCCCGAGATGCCGATCATCGCGGTCTGCCAGTTCGGGACGCAGAGCCCGCCCATCCTGTGGCAGATCGACACGGCTCCGCTCTTTGCCTACATGGACGCGATGCTGGGTGGCGATGGCTCGGTGCCGCCTGTGGACCGCGAACTCACGATGTTGGAGCGGTCGCTGGCCGCGCAGATGGTGGAGGAGTTCATCCTGACCTGGACGGACGCCTGGCCGGCCCTCGAAGCTGCCGGAGCCGGTGTGGTCGAAGTGCGCCAGTCCCGTGGTAGGTTCGGCGTGGCCTCCCTGCAGGAGGCCATGGTCGCTGCGGTGGTGAGGATGTCGGTGGCGGATGCCTCAGGGGTGATGCGAATCGGCCTCCCTTCGGGGACCCTCAAGGTGCTGATTCGTCAGAACAGCGCCAACCTGAGCACCACCACCGTGGGCGAGTCGGCACGGCTGGACGCCCTGGAGCGGCTTGACCGTTGCGGCCTGAAGGTCACAGTTCGCATGGGCACCGCCCGGCTGTCTCTGCGCCAACTGAGAGACCTGAGCTCCGGGGATGTCGTTCCCCTTGAGCAGGGCCCCCAAGAGCTGCTGGAGGTCCTCTGTGCAGGACGGCCCAAGTTCCGAGGCGTGAGCGGCATCTCGAACGGACACATCGGTGTGCGGCTGACCGAAGGTATCACTGAGTAG
- a CDS encoding polysaccharide deacetylase family protein, with amino-acid sequence MPLGEALAPEEAQNALPALAASQKATGAAADWAVPQRYQGKRISTRVRYFPHKLLALTFDDGPNPELTPTVLKTLAEHGAHATFFVLGRAAHAHPELLRAIVAGGHTLGSHSYTHPSTCTAEEARSELARTAAAIREATGERPTCFRPPYGIVDSKLTHLALSQGYCVFTWTISSADTAKIDAAGIAHNVIHTPNPGDIVLMHDGPGHRETVKALPQILSELGAAGFRFVSLPELLRAWDPWLASSRAKASQGAASSPLKGGAATTQ; translated from the coding sequence ATGCCGTTGGGGGAGGCCTTAGCGCCGGAGGAGGCGCAGAACGCGCTGCCGGCGTTGGCGGCGTCACAGAAAGCGACCGGGGCCGCAGCCGACTGGGCGGTACCCCAGCGCTACCAGGGCAAGAGGATCAGCACACGCGTGAGGTACTTCCCGCACAAGCTCCTTGCGCTCACCTTTGACGACGGCCCGAACCCCGAGCTCACGCCGACAGTCCTCAAGACCCTTGCGGAGCATGGTGCCCATGCCACCTTCTTCGTCCTGGGCCGGGCTGCCCATGCTCATCCGGAGCTCCTTCGGGCAATCGTCGCCGGCGGTCACACCCTCGGCAGCCACAGCTACACCCATCCATCCACCTGCACCGCCGAGGAGGCCAGGTCCGAGCTCGCCCGAACGGCTGCCGCAATCCGGGAGGCCACAGGAGAGCGCCCTACCTGCTTCCGGCCACCCTACGGGATCGTCGACAGCAAGCTAACCCACCTTGCGCTCAGTCAGGGCTACTGCGTCTTCACCTGGACAATCAGCTCCGCCGACACGGCCAAGATTGATGCAGCCGGAATCGCCCACAACGTGATCCACACTCCCAATCCCGGCGACATCGTGCTGATGCACGACGGGCCGGGCCATCGCGAGACCGTGAAGGCGCTTCCACAGATACTCAGCGAACTGGGGGCTGCCGGATTCCGGTTCGTGTCTCTCCCGGAGCTTCTCAGGGCCTGGGACCCGTGGCTCGCGAGCTCACGGGCGAAGGCATCCCAGGGCGCTGCCTCATCACCCTTGAAGGGCGGTGCTGCGACTACTCAGTGA
- a CDS encoding FliG C-terminal domain-containing protein: METTAANQAPSMDPRLRQAALILSALGLDDAVSICRRVDPLTAHRLIRVLGMIGTVGSHEKAKAAREVLTRMHGDDAGLDSLAATLKERVLGMRNGFGDLTSEETELSLERLSLLDKADASLIWRAIGGEMPQTIALITRHLSPLNVARLLSIMPDDLRTEVAYRMASPRPATSGALKAFARVTDRLIKVAASGANSSDGTMQFFVDVISQMKRADTQRIIGAIRERSEETAARIEQLIFKFTDLLRLPPVSLQTILRNVSTNDLALALKGIAEDLRQVVLNNLSHRARAVLEEEISLLGAVPASEAERAQREIVQVARSLDAAGEISLEPGEVEYVE; this comes from the coding sequence ATGGAGACTACAGCCGCGAACCAGGCCCCTTCAATGGATCCGCGCCTGCGTCAGGCGGCGCTGATCCTGTCGGCACTTGGGTTGGACGATGCCGTATCCATCTGCCGCCGCGTAGACCCCCTGACCGCCCACCGGCTCATTCGCGTGCTGGGGATGATCGGGACCGTTGGCAGCCACGAGAAAGCCAAGGCGGCCCGTGAAGTGCTGACACGGATGCATGGGGATGACGCAGGGCTGGACAGCCTGGCCGCCACCCTCAAAGAGCGAGTCCTGGGGATGAGGAACGGGTTCGGCGACCTCACGAGCGAGGAGACCGAGCTGTCGCTGGAGCGACTGTCGCTGCTGGACAAGGCAGACGCCAGCCTGATCTGGCGTGCCATCGGCGGAGAGATGCCGCAGACGATCGCACTGATCACACGGCATCTGTCGCCGCTGAACGTTGCGCGTCTGCTGTCGATCATGCCCGACGACCTACGAACCGAGGTTGCGTACCGGATGGCCTCGCCACGACCGGCCACCTCGGGTGCCCTGAAGGCTTTCGCGCGGGTGACGGATAGACTCATCAAGGTCGCGGCGAGTGGTGCGAACTCCTCGGACGGCACCATGCAGTTCTTCGTCGACGTGATCTCACAGATGAAGCGCGCCGATACCCAGCGGATCATCGGCGCCATCCGTGAGCGCTCGGAGGAAACGGCAGCTCGGATCGAGCAGCTCATCTTCAAGTTCACTGACCTGCTGCGCCTGCCTCCGGTCAGCCTGCAGACCATCCTGCGCAACGTCTCAACCAATGACCTGGCCCTGGCACTCAAGGGGATCGCTGAGGACCTGCGACAGGTGGTGTTGAACAACCTCTCGCACCGCGCCCGTGCGGTGCTGGAGGAAGAGATCAGCTTGCTTGGTGCGGTGCCCGCCAGTGAGGCTGAACGTGCCCAGCGGGAGATCGTGCAGGTTGCACGCTCACTGGACGCCGCCGGTGAAATATCGCTCGAGCCGGGTGAGGTGGAGTATGTCGAGTAG